One segment of Thermomicrobiales bacterium DNA contains the following:
- a CDS encoding long-chain fatty acid--CoA ligase codes for MHGLMMDYQLTLDAILRRAETFFAHKEIVTRMPDRDLHRYTYADFVGRAKQLAMALAELGVQPGDRVATLAWNHYQHLEAYFGIPIMGGVLHTLNLRLPPEDLVYIVNHADDRVLIVDQALLPLVERIRSNSNIEHVIVIAPDGSAPEGMTNYEDFIAGHDAADFRQPEIDEGQAAAMCYSSGTTGRPKGAVYSHRALALHSLASAAADTCGVQERDVVLPVVPMFHVNAWGLPFTSTMVGATQVMPGPFLDAQSLLELYQSERVTLTAGVPTIWLGLLQTLDKDPDAWDLSSMRTLLVGGQAAPKSMIQGFRDRHGLEVVHAWGMTETTPLGSVAILTSDMEDLPIAEQDNFRAKQGRPVPFVEIRASGEDGLVPWDGKTMGELEVRGPWIAGHYYDNPDAEVSFTEDGWFRTGDIVSIDAHGFIQIQDRAKDVVKSGGEWISSVALENALMGHPAIVEAAAFAVPHPRWLERPMAVVVLRDGVSVDAEELQTYLAEQFPKWWLPDRIDVVDAIPRTSTGKFQKSVLREQYADAYGGGVS; via the coding sequence ATGCACGGTCTGATGATGGACTACCAGCTCACCCTCGATGCGATTCTCCGGCGGGCGGAAACGTTCTTCGCGCATAAGGAGATCGTCACCCGCATGCCGGACCGCGACTTGCATCGATATACCTATGCCGACTTTGTGGGCCGCGCCAAGCAGCTCGCCATGGCGCTCGCCGAGTTGGGCGTTCAGCCGGGCGACCGCGTGGCGACGCTCGCCTGGAATCACTACCAGCACCTCGAAGCCTATTTCGGCATCCCGATCATGGGCGGCGTGCTGCATACGCTGAACCTGCGCCTGCCGCCAGAAGATCTCGTCTACATCGTTAACCACGCGGACGACCGTGTCCTGATCGTCGATCAGGCGCTGCTGCCGCTCGTCGAGCGCATTCGCAGCAACAGCAACATCGAGCACGTCATCGTCATTGCGCCGGATGGCAGCGCGCCGGAGGGGATGACGAACTACGAGGACTTCATCGCCGGCCACGATGCGGCGGACTTCCGCCAGCCGGAGATCGACGAGGGCCAGGCGGCTGCGATGTGCTACAGCTCTGGCACGACCGGGCGGCCGAAGGGTGCGGTCTACTCGCACCGCGCACTGGCGCTGCATTCGTTGGCATCCGCTGCGGCGGACACTTGCGGCGTTCAGGAGCGCGATGTCGTCCTTCCGGTCGTGCCGATGTTCCATGTCAATGCCTGGGGATTGCCATTCACTTCAACGATGGTCGGCGCAACGCAGGTGATGCCCGGCCCGTTCCTCGATGCCCAGAGTCTGCTGGAGCTGTACCAGAGTGAGCGCGTCACCCTGACCGCCGGTGTGCCGACGATCTGGCTGGGCCTTTTGCAGACGCTCGACAAGGACCCCGACGCCTGGGATCTCAGCAGCATGCGGACGCTGCTGGTCGGTGGACAGGCCGCGCCGAAGAGCATGATCCAGGGGTTCCGCGATCGCCACGGGCTGGAAGTTGTCCATGCCTGGGGCATGACCGAGACGACGCCGCTTGGCAGCGTTGCGATCCTCACCTCGGACATGGAGGATCTGCCGATCGCCGAGCAGGACAACTTCCGCGCCAAGCAGGGTCGCCCTGTCCCGTTCGTCGAGATTCGCGCCAGCGGCGAGGACGGTCTGGTGCCGTGGGACGGCAAAACGATGGGCGAGCTGGAGGTGCGCGGGCCGTGGATCGCCGGTCACTACTACGACAACCCGGACGCGGAGGTGTCGTTCACCGAAGATGGCTGGTTCCGCACCGGCGACATCGTCTCCATTGATGCCCATGGCTTCATCCAGATTCAGGATCGCGCCAAGGACGTCGTCAAGTCGGGCGGCGAGTGGATCAGCTCGGTGGCGCTGGAGAACGCGCTGATGGGCCACCCGGCCATCGTCGAGGCGGCGGCGTTCGCCGTGCCGCATCCGCGCTGGCTGGAGCGCCCGATGGCGGTTGTCGTCCTGCGCGATGGCGTGTCGGTCGATGCCGAAGAGCTACAAACCTATCTGGCCGAACAGTTCCCGAAGTGGTGGTTGCCGGACCGCATTGATGTCGTGGATGCTATCCCGCGCACCTCGACCGGCAAGTTTCAGAAGTCGGTGCTGCGCGAGCAGTACGCGGATGCGTATGGCGGAGGAGTGAGCTAG
- a CDS encoding thiolase family protein, translated as MREAVIVSAMRSPTARGKADGALAGVHPVELSATVMRAAVEQAGVAPADVEDVVWGCAMPEAAQGLNIARLALLRAGMPVETSGTTVNRFCSSGLQTIAMGAQAIMTEMADVVLAGGVEMMSQVPMTGYHTRINPEDIESYIGMGYTAERVAQRWGITRAQQDEYAYNSQRKAAEAWQRDAFADEIVTVPVQRIVWHGAEREIEDEPVRRDETMRPETTVEGLAKLRPAFKANGSVTAGNASPFSDGSAAVLLMSREDAEARGLTPLARFVSFATAGVDPDIMGIGPAKAVPKLLDRLGMSLDDIDLIEFNEAFAAQVLAVIQEINLPEEKINVNGGAIALGHPLGATGAKLTASLIHELRRRGGGNGLVTMCVGGGMGAAAVLEVYGAD; from the coding sequence ATGCGCGAGGCAGTCATCGTCAGTGCAATGCGCAGTCCGACGGCGCGCGGGAAAGCCGACGGCGCTCTGGCCGGCGTCCACCCGGTCGAGCTCTCGGCGACGGTCATGCGCGCTGCCGTCGAGCAGGCTGGTGTCGCACCAGCCGACGTCGAGGATGTGGTCTGGGGCTGCGCGATGCCGGAGGCGGCACAGGGCCTCAACATCGCCCGTTTGGCGCTGTTGCGGGCCGGCATGCCGGTCGAGACGTCTGGCACGACCGTCAATCGATTCTGCTCGTCCGGGCTGCAAACGATCGCAATGGGTGCGCAGGCGATCATGACCGAAATGGCTGATGTGGTGCTGGCTGGTGGCGTCGAGATGATGAGCCAGGTGCCAATGACCGGCTACCACACGCGCATCAATCCCGAAGACATCGAGAGCTACATCGGCATGGGTTACACCGCCGAGCGCGTGGCCCAGCGCTGGGGCATCACCCGCGCGCAGCAGGACGAATACGCGTACAACAGCCAGCGCAAGGCTGCCGAAGCCTGGCAGCGTGACGCCTTCGCCGACGAGATCGTCACCGTACCGGTGCAGCGGATCGTCTGGCATGGCGCAGAGCGTGAGATCGAGGACGAGCCGGTGCGCCGCGACGAGACGATGCGGCCGGAAACGACGGTCGAGGGTTTGGCAAAGCTGCGGCCAGCGTTCAAGGCCAACGGCTCGGTGACTGCCGGCAACGCCAGCCCGTTTAGCGACGGTTCGGCGGCGGTTCTGCTAATGAGTCGGGAGGACGCCGAGGCGCGCGGCCTGACGCCGCTGGCGCGTTTCGTCAGCTTCGCGACCGCCGGTGTCGATCCGGACATCATGGGCATCGGGCCGGCGAAGGCGGTGCCGAAGCTGCTCGATCGGCTGGGCATGTCGCTGGACGACATCGACCTGATCGAATTCAACGAAGCCTTCGCCGCTCAGGTGCTGGCAGTGATTCAGGAGATCAACCTGCCTGAGGAGAAGATCAACGTCAACGGCGGCGCAATCGCGCTCGGTCATCCGCTCGGCGCGACCGGCGCGAAGCTGACGGCCAGCCTGATCCACGAGCTGCGGCGGCGCGGCGGCGGCAATGGGCTGGTGACGATGTGCGTCGGCGGCGGGATGGGTGCTGCCGCGGTTCTCGAGGTCTACGGGGCTGACTGA